A window of the Butyricimonas virosa genome harbors these coding sequences:
- the aroQ gene encoding type II 3-dehydroquinate dehydratase, with protein sequence MKILILNGPNLNLLGIREKNIYGETSFEEYLSGLRDFYTMVEIDYYQSNVEGELINKIHEVGFSYDGIILNAGAYTHTSIAIADAISAIPCPVIEVHISNTAKREIFRHVSFLTPVCRGVIAGFGLKSYELALQAFM encoded by the coding sequence ATGAAGATATTGATTTTAAACGGTCCCAATCTTAATCTTTTGGGAATCAGAGAAAAAAATATTTACGGGGAAACCTCTTTCGAGGAGTACTTGTCGGGGCTGAGAGATTTCTACACGATGGTCGAGATTGATTATTACCAGTCGAACGTGGAGGGGGAGCTTATCAATAAAATTCATGAAGTGGGATTCTCCTATGACGGGATTATTTTGAATGCGGGAGCTTACACGCATACTTCGATTGCTATCGCAGATGCTATTTCGGCGATTCCCTGTCCCGTGATCGAGGTTCATATTTCTAACACGGCAAAACGGGAAATATTCCGTCATGTTTCTTTCCTAACACCTGTTTGCCGGGGGGTAATTGCCGGTTTCGGATTGAAATCCTACGAACTGGCGTTACAGGCTTTTATGTGA
- the miaA gene encoding tRNA (adenosine(37)-N6)-dimethylallyltransferase MiaA produces MYNLLTILGATATGKTSLAVRLAAELKGEIISADSRQIYRGMDLGTGKDLDEYVHEGTSVPYHLIDIADAGFRFNLFMYQQEFLKVWQDCERRGVFPVLCGGSGLYVESILKAYRMTPVPENPELRERLACKSLAELSDILSSYRSLHNTTDTDTVKRAIRAIEIAEYYITHEPVKGEFPEIRSLIVGVLFDRETRRKRITERLHARLQAGMIDEVKGLLDRGIKPEDLIYYGLEYKYLTLYLTGELTYDEMVEQLNIAIHQFAKRQMTWFRKMERDGFEIKWLDGNMPLDEKVEQVKEWLY; encoded by the coding sequence ATGTATAATTTACTGACCATCTTAGGGGCTACGGCCACGGGAAAGACCTCTTTAGCGGTACGTTTGGCTGCAGAATTGAAAGGAGAGATTATTTCAGCCGATTCGAGACAAATTTATCGTGGTATGGATCTAGGTACGGGGAAGGACCTAGACGAGTATGTCCACGAAGGTACGTCTGTGCCTTATCATTTAATTGATATTGCCGACGCTGGGTTTCGTTTTAATCTGTTCATGTATCAGCAGGAGTTTTTAAAAGTGTGGCAGGATTGTGAACGTAGGGGTGTTTTCCCCGTGTTGTGCGGGGGAAGTGGTTTGTACGTGGAATCCATTTTGAAAGCTTACCGGATGACTCCTGTTCCGGAAAATCCCGAATTACGGGAACGATTGGCCTGTAAGTCGTTGGCGGAATTATCCGATATATTGTCTTCCTATCGTTCCTTGCACAACACAACGGATACGGACACGGTAAAGCGGGCGATTCGGGCTATTGAGATTGCCGAGTATTATATTACACATGAACCCGTGAAAGGGGAGTTCCCGGAGATCCGATCTTTGATTGTCGGGGTTCTGTTTGATCGTGAGACTCGTCGAAAGCGGATTACAGAACGTTTACACGCCCGCTTGCAGGCAGGAATGATCGATGAGGTGAAGGGGTTGCTTGATCGGGGAATAAAACCGGAAGATTTGATATATTACGGGCTAGAGTATAAATATCTTACCTTGTATCTTACCGGAGAGTTGACTTATGACGAGATGGTGGAGCAATTGAATATTGCCATTCATCAGTTTGCCAAGAGACAAATGACCTGGTTCCGTAAAATGGAACGGGACGGGTTCGAGATCAAATGGCTGGATGGAAATATGCCATTGGATGAGAAGGTCGAACAGGTGAAAGAGTGGCTTTATTAA
- the mscL gene encoding large-conductance mechanosensitive channel protein MscL, whose protein sequence is MKLLDEFKAFALKGNVVDMAVGIIIGGAFGKIVSSLVSDIIMPPIGMLVGGMNFSNLHIVLQKAHMNEATGKMVEAVTLNYGNFIQTTIDFLIIAFSIFIAIKFMNKLRTKKEETPAPTAPPAPSKEEVLLTEIRDILKDKH, encoded by the coding sequence ATGAAACTCTTAGATGAATTTAAAGCTTTTGCCCTGAAAGGGAATGTGGTAGATATGGCCGTCGGTATCATTATCGGTGGTGCATTCGGAAAAATCGTATCATCATTGGTCAGTGACATCATCATGCCCCCTATCGGAATGCTTGTCGGTGGCATGAATTTTTCCAATTTACACATCGTGTTACAAAAAGCCCACATGAACGAGGCCACGGGAAAAATGGTCGAAGCCGTCACCCTCAACTATGGTAACTTTATTCAAACAACGATCGACTTTTTGATTATTGCATTCTCAATCTTTATCGCCATCAAATTCATGAATAAATTGAGAACGAAAAAAGAAGAAACCCCGGCACCAACCGCACCTCCTGCCCCATCGAAAGAAGAAGTACTATTGACTGAAATCCGGGACATCTTGAAAGACAAACATTGA
- a CDS encoding DRTGG domain-containing protein yields MTLKEIAALSNARVIHENGHLDKVIRHAFAADLMSDVLRLDTSEMILITGLANLQVIRTAEMSDISFILFVRGKQASPDMVELAKECNIAILQSKQSMFKVCGLLYEAGLEPIY; encoded by the coding sequence ATGACTCTAAAGGAAATTGCTGCGTTATCAAATGCCCGGGTGATTCACGAAAACGGCCATCTCGACAAAGTCATCCGTCATGCTTTCGCTGCCGATTTGATGAGCGACGTCCTCCGGTTAGACACCAGCGAGATGATTCTCATCACGGGACTAGCCAACTTACAGGTGATTCGCACGGCAGAAATGTCTGACATCAGTTTCATTCTATTTGTTCGAGGAAAACAAGCCTCCCCCGATATGGTAGAATTAGCCAAAGAGTGTAACATCGCTATCTTACAAAGCAAGCAGAGTATGTTCAAAGTCTGCGGACTTCTGTACGAAGCAGGGCTAGAGCCCATTTATTAA
- a CDS encoding GNAT family N-acetyltransferase has protein sequence MINDDIIRLRALEPEDLECLYQWENDMDLWEVSDTLTPFSLFTLKKYIETCHLDIYTTKQLRLMIERVDTNARIGLVDLYDFDPYHQRAGIGIMIHNTENQKQGFATAAIRLMIDYCFETLGLNQIYSSVPSGNIGSRKLFEKLGFVQTGYRKNWLRRGNGWEDIVYFQLLNQ, from the coding sequence ATGATAAACGATGACATCATTCGCTTAAGAGCTTTAGAACCTGAAGACTTAGAATGTCTGTATCAATGGGAAAATGATATGGATTTATGGGAAGTCAGTGACACGCTTACCCCCTTCTCCCTGTTCACGTTAAAGAAATACATCGAAACTTGTCATCTGGATATATATACCACCAAGCAACTTCGCTTGATGATTGAAAGAGTGGATACAAATGCCCGGATTGGATTAGTTGATCTCTATGATTTCGATCCATATCATCAACGTGCCGGTATCGGAATCATGATCCACAATACTGAAAACCAAAAACAGGGGTTCGCAACAGCCGCTATCCGTCTGATGATCGACTATTGTTTCGAAACACTGGGACTAAACCAGATTTACAGTAGCGTCCCCAGCGGAAACATTGGTAGCCGCAAACTTTTCGAGAAACTCGGTTTTGTACAGACCGGATACCGGAAAAACTGGCTCCGCCGGGGAAATGGCTGGGAAGACATTGTATATTTCCAACTACTAAATCAATAA
- a CDS encoding ATP-dependent Clp protease ATP-binding subunit gives MGKEDTRRLKQIMTSAGEEAKRLGNSKIYPEHLFLGLLKLRSGRAIDILMSLGLDFYEVKDKIEQRLEGKRYKSDKVESLDFTLAANSVLKRVSDEAWDLGDDELDSEHVMLAILRNQAGFVTKLFKTMNIDYDIFKEAVLKEKMRMQSEFNDEGDDPEDGDDESSMYNPYRQGGPVSSKSDTPVLDNFGNDITKAAEEGALDPIVGRDREIERLAQILSRRKKNNPVLIGDPGVGKSAIAEGLALRIVQKKVSRVLFDKRVISLDIASIVAGTKYRGQFEERMKAILAELAKNRNIILFIDEIHTIVGAGGSGGNLDAANMLKPALARGEIQCIGATTLDEYRQNIEKDGALERRFQKVLVEPTSFDETVEILNNIKSRYEDHHNVRYTDEAIKACVKLTTRYISDRALPDKAIDALDEAGSRVHISNINVPPIIEQLEKDVEKVKEKKKEAVKQQNFEVAAAFRDKERQLLKQLEEEKINWERDLQENRVTVTEEHIAEVVAMMTGVPVKRIAKTEGMKLLQMHDELSESVVGQKEAIEKIVKAIHRNRAGLKDPNRPIGSFIFLGPTGVGKTQLAKVLARYLFDTEDALIRIDMSEYMEKFAVSRLVGAPPGYVGYEEGGQLTEKVRRKPYSVVLLDEIEKAHPDVFNILLQLLDDGQLTDSLGRKVDFKNTIVIMTSNIGSRQLKDFGRGIGFGSQNMEGNSEYARGVVQKALKNAFSPEFLNRIDDIIMFNPLTKEDIYKIIDIELKSLFKRVNDLGLVITISKEAKDFIIEKGYDPQYGARPLKRAIQKYLEDELAEVIIKGIAEGTELDVGYDKENDKLIITEKENK, from the coding sequence ATGGGAAAAGAAGATACGAGACGACTAAAACAGATCATGACTTCGGCAGGAGAGGAAGCAAAGCGACTGGGGAATTCTAAAATTTATCCAGAGCATTTGTTTTTGGGATTGTTGAAGTTGAGAAGTGGAAGGGCGATTGATATATTGATGTCTTTAGGGCTGGATTTTTACGAGGTGAAAGATAAGATAGAACAACGCCTGGAGGGGAAACGTTATAAATCCGATAAAGTGGAAAGTCTTGACTTTACATTAGCGGCGAATAGCGTGTTGAAACGTGTGTCCGACGAGGCGTGGGATCTGGGGGATGATGAACTGGACTCGGAACACGTGATGTTGGCAATATTGAGGAATCAAGCGGGCTTTGTGACGAAGTTATTTAAAACAATGAATATAGATTACGACATCTTTAAAGAGGCCGTGCTAAAAGAGAAGATGCGGATGCAATCCGAATTTAATGACGAGGGGGATGATCCGGAGGACGGAGACGATGAATCTTCCATGTATAATCCTTATCGTCAGGGAGGTCCTGTTTCTTCCAAATCCGATACTCCCGTACTGGATAATTTCGGGAATGACATCACGAAAGCCGCAGAAGAGGGGGCTTTGGACCCGATCGTGGGACGTGACCGAGAGATCGAACGTCTGGCACAGATCCTAAGCCGTCGTAAGAAGAATAACCCGGTGTTGATTGGTGATCCGGGGGTGGGTAAATCGGCTATTGCCGAGGGGCTTGCTCTGCGTATCGTTCAGAAGAAGGTATCACGGGTTCTGTTTGACAAGCGAGTGATTTCGCTGGATATAGCTTCTATCGTGGCAGGTACGAAGTACCGGGGCCAATTCGAGGAACGTATGAAAGCGATTCTTGCCGAGCTGGCGAAGAACCGGAATATTATTTTGTTTATTGATGAGATTCACACGATTGTCGGGGCCGGAGGTTCCGGGGGTAATCTGGATGCGGCCAATATGTTGAAACCGGCGTTGGCTCGTGGAGAAATTCAATGTATCGGGGCGACGACGCTGGACGAGTATCGCCAGAATATAGAGAAGGACGGTGCTTTGGAACGTCGTTTTCAGAAGGTGCTGGTGGAACCGACCTCGTTTGACGAGACGGTGGAGATTCTGAATAATATAAAATCTCGTTACGAGGATCATCATAACGTGCGTTACACGGACGAGGCGATCAAGGCCTGCGTGAAATTAACTACCCGTTATATCTCCGACCGGGCTTTGCCGGATAAGGCAATAGATGCCTTGGATGAGGCTGGATCGAGAGTGCATATTTCCAATATAAACGTACCGCCGATTATCGAACAGTTGGAGAAGGATGTGGAGAAGGTGAAGGAAAAGAAGAAGGAGGCCGTGAAACAACAGAATTTCGAGGTGGCAGCCGCTTTCCGGGATAAGGAACGGCAGTTGTTGAAACAATTGGAAGAAGAGAAAATAAATTGGGAACGGGATTTGCAGGAAAACCGGGTGACCGTGACCGAGGAGCATATTGCCGAGGTGGTGGCCATGATGACCGGGGTTCCGGTGAAACGTATTGCCAAGACCGAGGGGATGAAGTTGTTGCAGATGCATGATGAATTGAGCGAAAGTGTTGTCGGACAGAAGGAGGCGATCGAGAAAATCGTGAAAGCCATACACAGGAATCGTGCCGGGCTGAAAGATCCGAATCGTCCAATCGGTTCATTTATTTTCTTGGGTCCGACAGGTGTCGGAAAGACACAGTTAGCCAAGGTGCTGGCCCGTTACTTGTTTGATACCGAGGATGCGTTAATCCGAATTGACATGAGTGAATACATGGAAAAATTCGCCGTGTCCCGACTGGTAGGAGCGCCTCCTGGGTACGTGGGATACGAGGAAGGCGGGCAGTTGACCGAGAAAGTACGTCGTAAACCGTATTCTGTCGTGTTGCTGGATGAGATCGAAAAGGCTCATCCGGATGTGTTCAACATTCTGTTGCAGTTGTTGGACGACGGGCAGTTGACTGATAGTCTGGGGCGAAAAGTGGATTTCAAGAACACGATCGTGATCATGACTTCTAATATCGGTAGCCGTCAGTTGAAGGATTTCGGCCGGGGAATCGGTTTTGGTTCCCAGAATATGGAAGGAAATAGCGAGTATGCCAGAGGGGTTGTTCAGAAAGCGTTGAAAAATGCCTTCTCGCCGGAGTTCTTGAATCGTATTGACGATATTATCATGTTTAATCCTTTGACCAAAGAGGATATTTACAAGATTATTGACATCGAGTTGAAGAGTCTGTTCAAGCGGGTGAACGATCTCGGTTTGGTGATCACGATCTCGAAGGAGGCGAAAGATTTTATTATAGAGAAAGGATATGACCCGCAGTATGGGGCTCGTCCGCTAAAACGAGCTATTCAGAAATACCTGGAGGATGAATTAGCCGAGGTGATTATTAAAGGTATTGCGGAGGGAACGGAACTGGATGTCGGTTATGATAAGGAGAATGATAAATTGATTATTACCGAGAAAGAAAACAAATAA
- the xerD gene encoding site-specific tyrosine recombinase XerD → MTWNEAIDSFRTYLILEKSLSTNSVEAYLNDIRKLGAYCEQRTPTLNPKEVSYDVLNEYISALKDTGVTPRTQARSISSIKSFFKYLLYDGAIGLNPANSLDAPKIGRTLPSVLSVEEIEAMINAVDLTKQEGQRNKAILETLYSCGLRVSELVNLKLSQINFRTGYIKIEGKGNKERIVPLGAKAKDEIRCYLKKDRDKMKKARGFEDILFLNKMGKSLSRVMIFNIIKETALRAGLNKVVSPHTFRHSFASHLVNGGADIRTVQDMLGHESILTTEIYTHLDNSYLRDTITNFHPRAKKSRK, encoded by the coding sequence ATGACTTGGAACGAAGCGATAGATAGTTTTCGGACTTATTTGATTTTAGAAAAATCACTATCAACCAACTCGGTGGAAGCTTATTTGAATGACATCAGAAAGCTGGGAGCCTATTGTGAACAACGGACACCTACATTGAATCCGAAAGAAGTGTCCTATGACGTATTAAACGAGTATATTTCCGCCTTGAAAGACACTGGGGTTACCCCCCGTACTCAAGCTAGAAGTATATCCAGTATCAAATCTTTCTTCAAGTATTTGTTATACGATGGAGCCATCGGGCTTAACCCGGCAAACTCGCTTGATGCACCAAAAATCGGACGTACCCTTCCTAGCGTCCTCAGCGTCGAAGAAATTGAAGCCATGATTAACGCTGTGGATCTGACCAAACAAGAAGGACAACGTAATAAAGCAATCCTCGAGACATTATATTCTTGTGGTTTACGAGTATCTGAACTTGTCAACTTGAAATTATCACAAATTAACTTCCGAACAGGATACATCAAAATCGAGGGGAAAGGAAACAAGGAACGGATTGTTCCACTGGGAGCGAAAGCAAAAGACGAGATCCGTTGCTATTTGAAAAAAGATCGCGACAAAATGAAAAAAGCAAGAGGGTTCGAGGATATTCTCTTTTTAAACAAGATGGGAAAATCTCTTTCCCGCGTGATGATATTCAATATTATCAAGGAAACAGCACTCCGTGCCGGCTTGAACAAAGTGGTATCCCCACACACCTTCCGCCACTCATTTGCCTCTCACTTGGTAAACGGTGGTGCGGACATTCGCACGGTTCAAGATATGCTGGGACACGAATCTATTCTGACAACGGAAATTTACACGCACCTGGATAACTCATATCTCCGGGATACAATCACAAATTTCCACCCCAGAGCGAAGAAATCCCGCAAATGA
- a CDS encoding cation diffusion facilitator family transporter: protein MEKESREKQIYRVTIVGSIANFFLLVFKFVAGILGQSSAMIADAVHSLSDFVTDIIVLVFVKVSAKPKDAGHDYGHGKYETLATAIIGIVLLMVGTGIFWNGLNQILAFYRGEKLGSPDLIALIAALASIVVKEILYRYSVIVGHKVQSQAVVANAWHHRSDAFSSIGTALGIAGAIFLGKDWRVLDPIAAVIVSIFIVKVSIQLLIPCLNDLLERSLPEETEKEIITIINEDPQIKDPHNLRTRRIGNDFAIEVHIRLRPDMTVQEAHVVATGIENRLRAKYGLRTHVAVHVEPEKNE from the coding sequence ATGGAAAAGGAAAGTCGAGAAAAGCAAATATATAGGGTTACAATTGTCGGTTCAATTGCTAATTTTTTTTTGTTAGTGTTTAAGTTCGTGGCTGGAATATTGGGACAAAGTAGTGCTATGATTGCGGATGCCGTACATTCTTTGTCAGATTTCGTGACGGATATTATCGTGCTGGTTTTTGTGAAAGTTTCTGCTAAACCGAAGGATGCGGGACATGATTACGGGCATGGTAAATATGAGACACTGGCAACTGCAATTATCGGGATCGTTTTGTTAATGGTCGGAACAGGGATTTTTTGGAACGGGTTGAATCAGATACTTGCTTTTTATCGGGGGGAGAAGTTGGGTAGTCCCGATTTAATAGCCTTGATCGCTGCTCTTGCTTCGATCGTGGTGAAAGAAATCCTGTATCGTTACTCGGTTATCGTGGGGCATAAGGTGCAAAGTCAGGCTGTTGTGGCGAATGCTTGGCATCATCGTTCGGATGCATTCTCGTCTATCGGTACAGCTTTGGGGATTGCCGGGGCGATCTTTCTGGGAAAGGACTGGCGGGTACTTGACCCGATTGCAGCCGTTATCGTGAGTATTTTCATCGTGAAAGTGTCCATTCAGCTCCTGATACCTTGTTTGAATGATTTATTGGAGCGATCTTTGCCGGAGGAGACCGAGAAGGAAATAATTACGATAATTAATGAAGACCCGCAAATAAAAGATCCTCATAATTTGAGAACTCGTCGGATCGGTAATGACTTCGCTATAGAAGTGCATATCCGCTTACGGCCGGATATGACCGTTCAGGAGGCACATGTGGTTGCTACCGGGATTGAGAATCGTTTGAGGGCTAAATACGGATTGCGTACTCACGTGGCTGTGCATGTAGAACCTGAGAAAAATGAATAA
- the pyk gene encoding pyruvate kinase codes for MKKTKIVATISDKRCEVEFLEKLYCAGMNVVRLNTAHQDMEQALKVVENVRKVSDNIAILIDTKGPEVRTMLMDEPMHVDRGETVYLTGDPELKMDGKLIHVSYPYFAEDIKVGDKVLVDDGDVELIVVEKKDHYLKMMVTNEAVIKNRKSINVPGASLKLKSLSDKDRAFIDFAIDNNLDFIAHSFVRNKEDVMAIQAILDARGSKIKVIAKIENQEGVDNIDEILDYAYGVMVARGDLGIEIEAEKIPKIQRYIVKKCIESKKPVIIATQMLHTMIEHPRPTRAEISDIANAIYMGTDAIMLSGETAYGAYPEEAVTVMREVAEENEGTVPPDAGRSLVRINNEITAALARSAVKTALMLPIKAIVVDTLSGRTARYLSAFRSDLPVYARCYNERVMRELALSFGVYPYYTEKPMSRDEFMNDLPEMLMQNGIKADDYVVVVGGSFGHGKGASFIEVCKIGEIR; via the coding sequence ATGAAAAAGACTAAGATTGTGGCTACCATATCTGACAAAAGATGTGAGGTAGAGTTTTTAGAGAAGTTATATTGTGCCGGGATGAACGTGGTACGGTTAAATACTGCTCATCAGGATATGGAGCAGGCGTTGAAGGTAGTGGAGAATGTTCGGAAAGTTTCGGATAATATAGCCATCTTGATCGACACGAAGGGACCGGAAGTGAGAACGATGCTTATGGATGAACCGATGCATGTAGATCGGGGAGAAACGGTTTATTTGACAGGAGATCCAGAGTTGAAGATGGATGGGAAATTGATTCACGTGTCCTATCCTTATTTTGCTGAAGATATAAAAGTGGGAGACAAGGTGTTGGTGGACGACGGGGATGTGGAGTTGATTGTTGTCGAGAAAAAAGATCATTATTTGAAAATGATGGTGACCAATGAGGCTGTCATTAAGAATCGTAAGAGTATAAATGTACCGGGAGCTTCCTTGAAATTGAAATCTTTGAGTGATAAAGACCGGGCGTTTATTGATTTTGCAATAGATAATAATCTGGATTTTATTGCTCACTCCTTCGTGCGCAATAAGGAGGATGTTATGGCGATACAGGCTATTCTGGATGCCCGGGGAAGTAAGATCAAGGTCATTGCCAAGATCGAGAATCAAGAGGGTGTGGATAATATTGACGAGATTCTGGATTACGCTTACGGGGTGATGGTTGCCCGCGGAGATTTGGGGATCGAGATTGAGGCTGAGAAAATCCCTAAGATTCAACGATATATTGTTAAGAAATGTATTGAGAGTAAAAAACCCGTGATTATTGCCACGCAGATGCTACACACGATGATTGAGCATCCTAGGCCGACTCGTGCGGAAATCAGTGATATTGCGAATGCCATTTACATGGGTACGGATGCGATCATGTTAAGTGGGGAAACGGCTTACGGAGCGTATCCAGAGGAAGCGGTAACCGTGATGCGTGAAGTGGCAGAGGAGAATGAGGGAACAGTTCCGCCGGATGCGGGGAGAAGTCTGGTCCGTATAAATAACGAGATTACGGCGGCGTTGGCTCGTTCGGCAGTGAAAACAGCATTAATGTTACCGATTAAGGCGATTGTGGTTGACACGCTTTCCGGACGTACAGCCCGTTATCTGTCGGCTTTCCGGAGTGACTTGCCCGTTTACGCCCGGTGCTATAATGAACGGGTTATGCGTGAATTGGCACTCTCGTTCGGGGTGTATCCTTATTATACTGAAAAACCGATGTCACGGGATGAGTTCATGAATGATCTGCCGGAAATGTTGATGCAGAATGGCATTAAGGCTGATGACTACGTGGTGGTTGTCGGGGGAAGTTTCGGGCATGGTAAAGGAGCCTCATTTATTGAGGTATGTAAGATCGGGGAAATCCGCTAG